The DNA sequence GGGCCAGGGCGTGGGGCGTGGTGGGCGCGGCGTCGGACACAGCGGGCCTCCCGGGTCGGGGTCGCGTCGCCGCCAGATCCTAACAGGATCGACCGTGCAGCTATATGAATCTTGCAGAGTCTCGACGGTTCTTGTTGCGTCGAGATCTTTCAAGCCTTTGACAGATAAGGGATCTGGCGAGATGCGAGCCGATTCGCGGGTATACATGGTCCGACATCAACTCTATGATTTTCAAGTATTGAGCACCCGGGTCTGTGATGGAGGAAGGCAAATGACGATCCCGCTCATCGGAACCCCGGTTCCCGCAACCGGCCTCGACCCGCTGGAGCCGAGCTTCCAGAACGACCCCTACCCCTACTACAACTGGCTGCTGCGCAACGACCCGGTCCACCGGGGCGCCGAGGGCACCTGGTACGTCACCAGCTACGCCGACGTACGGCTGGCGATGAGTGACAAGCGGTTCGGCTGCGCCAGCGTGCGCGACTTCTGGGAGGTCATGATCGGCCCCGGGCCGCTGAAGGACATCATGGCCTACACGCTCTTCTTCGAGGACGACCCCAACCACGCCCGGCTGCGTTCACTGGTCGCCCCGGTGTTCGCCCCAAGCGGATGCGGGCCCTCGAACCCGACATCGACCGCACCGTCGACGGGCTGCTCGCCCCGCAGGCCGTCCGGGGTGAGATGGACCTGGTCAGCGACTTCGCCGCGCCGGTCGCCCTGGTCTTCGTCTGCGACCTGCTCGGCATCCCGCCGGAGGGCTACCAGGGCGTGCGCACCTGGTCGCTGGACATCGCCCCCACTCTCGACCTCGTGCCCAACGAGGAGGAGATCAGGAAGGGCAACATCGCGATGGGGCGTTCGCCGACTACCTGCGTGAGCTGATCGAGATCCGCAAGGCCCAGCCGCGCGACGACCTGATCAGCATCATGCTCGCCGAGGTCGAGACGAGCACCCGCGCCGGCGAGCGTCCGGTGAGCATCAACGAGATCATCAGCACCATCATCTCGGTCGTGTTCGCCGGTCACGACACGGTGACCAACCAGATCACCAACACCATCCTCGCCCTGCTGCGGCACCCCGAGCAGCTCGAGCTGCTGCGCCGCGACCGCAGCCTGATCCCGGGCGCGGTCGAGGAGGGGCTGCGCTACGACTCCGCGGTGCAGTCGAACAGCCGGCGGCTCGGCGAGGACGTGGAACTGGGTGGCAAGCTCCTCAAGAAGGGCGACTTCGTCGTCGCGCTGATGGGTGCGGCCAACCGCGATCCGGCGCAGTTCGACGACCCGGACCGCTTCGACATCACCCGCACCGGGGTGCAGCCGATGTCGTTCGGCGCCGGAATGCGCTTCTGCCTCGGCGCGGTGCTCGCCCGGATCGAATTGCGTTCGGCGCTGGACCGCCTGGTCAACCTGGAGAACATGCGCCTGGCGTGCGCCGAGGAAGATCTTTCCTACCAGCGCAGCTCGATGTTCCGCAGCCTGGTCGACCTGCCGATCACCTTCGACCCGGTGCGCAACTACCCGCGCTGAGCGATCCGATTCCGATCCACTGTGGTAAATCGGAGAATCCGTCGCTGGATCTTGGTTCTCGCCCTGAGTGATGATCCGATGACATAAGATACGCCCGCACGGCCGCCCCTTCCGCGATGCGGGAGGGGCGGCCATCGTGCTCACTGGTGCGCCGCCGCCGTCCGCCGACCCCCAGGGAGATCCGCGCCGATGACCACCGAAGTCGCCAGCCCCGCGCCGGACACCGCGAGTGGCTCGGGCTCGCCGTCCTCGCCCTGCCCTGCCTGCTGGTCTCCATGGACCTCACCGTGCTCAACCTGGCGGTGCCACACCTCAGCGCCGATCTGCGGCCCAGCGGCTCACAGCTGCTGTGGATCGTCGACAT is a window from the Polymorphospora rubra genome containing:
- a CDS encoding cytochrome P450, with the translated sequence MSIMLAEVETSTRAGERPVSINEIISTIISVVFAGHDTVTNQITNTILALLRHPEQLELLRRDRSLIPGAVEEGLRYDSAVQSNSRRLGEDVELGGKLLKKGDFVVALMGAANRDPAQFDDPDRFDITRTGVQPMSFGAGMRFCLGAVLARIELRSALDRLVNLENMRLACAEEDLSYQRSSMFRSLVDLPITFDPVRNYPR
- a CDS encoding cytochrome P450 — its product is MRALEPDIDRTVDGLLAPQAVRGEMDLVSDFAAPVALVFVCDLLGIPPEGYQGVRTWSLDIAPTLDLVPNEEEIRKGNIAMGRSPTTCVS